From the genome of Azospirillum brasilense, one region includes:
- the infC gene encoding translation initiation factor IF-3, with product MPSEAAPTRDGPRVNREITARSIRLVGADGEMVGVVSLRDALLAAEDAGLDLVEIAPQAEPPVCKILDYGKYKYEAQKKAAEARKKQKIIEVKEIKLRPNIDDNDYDVKMRSARRFLEEGDKVKVTMRFRGREMAHQDLGMNVLVRVRDELDELAKVEQMPKLEGRQMVMVLAPR from the coding sequence ATACCGTCCGAAGCCGCTCCGACCCGCGATGGACCGCGGGTAAACCGGGAGATCACGGCTCGCTCGATCCGTCTCGTCGGTGCCGACGGCGAGATGGTGGGCGTCGTTTCGCTGCGCGATGCGCTGCTGGCCGCTGAGGATGCGGGTCTCGACCTCGTCGAGATCGCCCCCCAGGCTGAGCCTCCTGTCTGCAAGATCCTCGACTATGGCAAGTACAAGTACGAGGCGCAGAAGAAGGCTGCCGAGGCGCGCAAGAAGCAGAAGATCATCGAGGTGAAGGAGATCAAGCTCCGACCCAACATCGATGACAACGACTACGACGTGAAGATGCGCTCGGCCCGCCGCTTCCTTGAGGAAGGCGACAAGGTCAAGGTGACCATGCGCTTCCGCGGGCGTGAGATGGCGCACCAGGATCTTGGCATGAACGTGCTGGTCCGCGTGCGCGACGAGCTGGACGAACTGGCGAAGGTCGAACAGATGCCGAAGCTCGAAGGCCGCCAGATGGTCATGGTCCTGGCGCCGAGGTGA
- a CDS encoding transglycosylase domain-containing protein, with product MLRSSLLRRAALALTLALPLLSGLPVPPPAQAMDLFGDEFRTVDDVLAYNRGHGVRFLDRQGRFIGSIGETYGDTLTLEKLPKHLIQALIAKEDRRYLEHDGIDFQGLARALAVAVTSGRFSQGGSTLTQQTMKLIFLNRYNRWSRKAYELYSASDFEEQLGKKNVLYLYLNRAYFGFGAYGVDAAARVFFGKPAGKLSLKESAMLIGALPAPSRLNPFADLEKAEAKAALVLDAMADVGFITERTAEQTKRQRPMLAAANKAAVLSTGHFRETAKARFDRFAADRYGGDLPGPTFTARTTLDRDLQAAALRSVEATLKRHAKSLGDAEVALVALDGDGAILAMIGGRDAAARRDHFNRALQARRQPGSAFKLFVFLAALERGLTPDSRVDGSRMEFTDGRAIRNFDNRYPSSLTLADAFAHSTNTASARLTRGHAEEIAAAARRLGVESPLEPDLGLALGVSEVSLLEITQAYAVVANGGSTVSGHLFQRIGDPAGRTIYSYTPPKADRVIDPQTAATLKSMLASVMRDGTGKTARLPAALAKSGAGGKTGTTNDYRDAWFIGFADGVAGRGLTVGVWVGNDGNTPMKGVTGGSVPAEIWRRFMVEAARVKG from the coding sequence ATGCTCCGATCATCCCTGCTCCGCCGCGCTGCCCTGGCTTTGACGCTCGCGCTGCCGCTGCTGTCCGGCCTCCCAGTGCCGCCCCCCGCCCAGGCGATGGACCTGTTCGGGGACGAGTTCCGCACCGTCGACGATGTGCTGGCGTACAACCGCGGCCATGGTGTGCGTTTCCTCGACCGGCAGGGGCGCTTCATTGGCTCCATCGGCGAGACGTACGGCGACACGCTGACGCTGGAGAAGCTGCCGAAGCATTTGATCCAGGCGCTGATCGCCAAGGAGGACCGGCGCTATCTGGAGCATGACGGCATCGACTTCCAGGGTCTGGCCCGCGCGCTGGCCGTGGCGGTGACGTCCGGCCGCTTCAGCCAGGGCGGCAGCACGCTGACCCAGCAGACGATGAAGCTGATCTTCCTCAACCGCTACAACCGCTGGTCCCGCAAGGCGTATGAGCTGTACAGCGCCAGCGATTTCGAGGAGCAGCTCGGCAAGAAGAACGTCCTGTACCTGTACCTCAACCGCGCCTATTTCGGTTTCGGCGCGTACGGGGTGGACGCCGCCGCACGTGTCTTCTTCGGCAAGCCGGCGGGCAAGCTGTCGCTGAAGGAGTCGGCGATGCTCATCGGCGCGCTGCCCGCCCCCTCCCGCCTGAACCCCTTCGCCGACCTGGAGAAGGCGGAGGCCAAGGCCGCCCTGGTGCTCGACGCCATGGCCGACGTGGGCTTCATCACCGAGCGCACGGCGGAGCAGACCAAGCGCCAGCGCCCCATGCTGGCCGCCGCCAACAAGGCAGCGGTGCTGTCCACCGGCCATTTCCGCGAGACGGCCAAGGCCCGTTTCGACCGCTTCGCCGCCGACCGCTACGGCGGCGACCTTCCGGGGCCGACCTTTACCGCGCGGACCACGCTCGACCGCGACCTTCAGGCGGCCGCCCTGCGCAGCGTGGAGGCCACCCTGAAGCGCCACGCCAAGAGCCTGGGGGACGCGGAGGTCGCCCTGGTCGCGCTGGACGGCGACGGGGCGATCCTGGCGATGATCGGCGGGCGCGACGCGGCGGCCCGGCGCGACCACTTCAACCGCGCGCTCCAGGCGCGCCGCCAGCCCGGCTCGGCCTTCAAGCTGTTCGTCTTCCTGGCGGCGCTGGAGCGCGGGCTGACTCCGGATTCCCGCGTCGACGGCTCGCGTATGGAGTTCACCGACGGGCGGGCCATCCGCAACTTCGACAACCGTTACCCGTCCTCGCTGACGCTGGCCGACGCCTTCGCCCATTCGACCAACACGGCCTCGGCCCGGCTGACCCGTGGCCATGCGGAGGAGATCGCCGCCGCCGCCCGCCGTCTCGGCGTCGAGTCGCCGCTGGAGCCGGACCTCGGCCTCGCGCTGGGGGTCAGCGAGGTGTCGCTTCTGGAGATCACCCAGGCCTACGCGGTGGTCGCCAACGGCGGCAGCACGGTCAGCGGCCATCTGTTCCAGCGCATCGGCGATCCCGCCGGGCGGACGATCTACAGCTACACCCCGCCGAAAGCGGACCGGGTGATCGACCCGCAGACCGCCGCCACCCTGAAATCCATGCTGGCGTCGGTCATGCGGGACGGCACCGGCAAGACGGCCCGCCTGCCGGCGGCGCTCGCCAAGAGCGGGGCGGGCGGCAAGACCGGCACCACCAACGATTACCGGGACGCTTGGTTCATCGGCTTCGCCGACGGCGTGGCCGGGCGCGGGCTGACGGTGGGGGTGTGGGTCGGCAACGACGGCAACACGCCGATGAAGGGGGTTACCGGCGGCTCCGTCCCGGCGGAGATCTGGCGCCGCTTCATGGTCGAGGCCGCCCGGGTGAAGGGTTAG